One Papio anubis isolate 15944 chromosome 9, Panubis1.0, whole genome shotgun sequence genomic window carries:
- the TDG gene encoding G/T mismatch-specific thymine DNA glycosylase isoform X1 — MEAENAGSYSLQQAQAFYTFPFQQMMAEAPNMAVVNEQQIPEEVPAPAPAQEPVQEAPKGRKRKPRTTEPKKPVEPKKPAESKKSGKSAKSKEKQEKITDTFKVKRKVDRFNGISEAELLTKTLPDILTFNLDIVIIGINPGLMAAYKGHHYPGPGNHFWKCLFMSGLSEVQLNHMDDHTLPGKYGIGFTNMVERTTPGSKDLSSKEFREGGRILVQKLQKYQPRIAVFNGKCIYEIFSKEVFGVKVKNLEFGLQPHKIPDTETLCYVMPSSSARCAQFPRAQDKVHYYIKLKDLRDQLKGIERNMDVQEVQYTFDLQLAQEDAKKMAVKEEKYDPGYEAAYGGAYGENPCNSEPCGFSSNGLIDSAELRGESTFSGIPNGQWMTQSFTDQIPSFNNHCGTQEQEEESHA; from the exons CTATTCCCTTCAGCAAGCTCAAGCTTTTTATACGTTTCCATTTCAACAAATGATGGCTGAAGCTCCTAATATGGCAGTTGTGAATGAACAGCAAATTCCAGAAGAAgttccagccccagctcctgCTCAGGAACCAGTGCAAG AGgctccaaaaggaagaaaaagaaaacccagaacaACAGAACCAAAAAAACCAGTGGAACCCAAAAAACCTGCTGAGTCAAAAAAATCTGGCAAGTCTGcaaaatccaaagaaaaacaagaaaaaattacagacacatttaaagtaaaaagaaaagtagacCGTTTTAATGGTATTTCAGAAGCTGAACTTCTGACCAAGACTCTCCCCGATATTTTGACCTTCAATCTGGACATTGTCATT attgGCATAAACCCGGGACTAATGGCTGCTTACAAAGGGCATCATTACCCTGGACCTGGAAACCATTTTT GGAAGTGTTTGTTTATGTCAGGGCTCAGCGAGGTCCAGCTGAACCATATGGATGATCATACTTTACCAGGGAAGTATGGTATTGGATTTACCAACATGGTGGAAAGGACGACGCCTGGCAGCAAAGATCTCTCCAG tAAAGAATTTCGTGAAGGAGGACGTATTCTAGTACAGAAATTACAGAAATATCAGCCACGAATAGCAGTGTTTAATGGAAAAT gtatttatgaaatttttagtaaagaagttTTTGGAGTAAAGGTTAAGAACTTGGAATTTGGGCTTCAGCCCCATAAGATTCCAGACACAGAAACT CTCTGCTATGTTATGCCATCATCCAGTGCAAGATGTGCTCAGTTTCCTCGAGCCCAAGACAAAGTTCATTACTACATAAAACTGAAGGACTTAAGAGATCAGTTGAAAGGCATTGAAAGAAATATGGATGTTCAAGAGGTGCAGTATACATTTGACCTACAGCTTGCCCAAG AGGATGCAAAGAAGATGGctgttaaggaagaaaaatatgatcCAGGTTACGAGGCAGCATATGGTGGTGCTTACGGAGAAAATCCATGCAACAGTGAACCTTGCGGCTTCTCTTCAAATGGGCTAA TTGACAGTGCGGAGTTAAGAGGAGAATCAACTTTCAGTGGCATTCCTAATGGGCAGTGGATGACCCAGTCATTTACAGACCAGATTCCTTCCTTTAATAATCACTGTGGAACACaagaacaggaagaagaaagtCATGCTTAA
- the TDG gene encoding G/T mismatch-specific thymine DNA glycosylase isoform X2, whose product MAAYKGHHYPGPGNHFWKCLFMSGLSEVQLNHMDDHTLPGKYGIGFTNMVERTTPGSKDLSSKEFREGGRILVQKLQKYQPRIAVFNGKCIYEIFSKEVFGVKVKNLEFGLQPHKIPDTETLCYVMPSSSARCAQFPRAQDKVHYYIKLKDLRDQLKGIERNMDVQEVQYTFDLQLAQEDAKKMAVKEEKYDPGYEAAYGGAYGENPCNSEPCGFSSNGLIDSAELRGESTFSGIPNGQWMTQSFTDQIPSFNNHCGTQEQEEESHA is encoded by the exons ATGGCTGCTTACAAAGGGCATCATTACCCTGGACCTGGAAACCATTTTT GGAAGTGTTTGTTTATGTCAGGGCTCAGCGAGGTCCAGCTGAACCATATGGATGATCATACTTTACCAGGGAAGTATGGTATTGGATTTACCAACATGGTGGAAAGGACGACGCCTGGCAGCAAAGATCTCTCCAG tAAAGAATTTCGTGAAGGAGGACGTATTCTAGTACAGAAATTACAGAAATATCAGCCACGAATAGCAGTGTTTAATGGAAAAT gtatttatgaaatttttagtaaagaagttTTTGGAGTAAAGGTTAAGAACTTGGAATTTGGGCTTCAGCCCCATAAGATTCCAGACACAGAAACT CTCTGCTATGTTATGCCATCATCCAGTGCAAGATGTGCTCAGTTTCCTCGAGCCCAAGACAAAGTTCATTACTACATAAAACTGAAGGACTTAAGAGATCAGTTGAAAGGCATTGAAAGAAATATGGATGTTCAAGAGGTGCAGTATACATTTGACCTACAGCTTGCCCAAG AGGATGCAAAGAAGATGGctgttaaggaagaaaaatatgatcCAGGTTACGAGGCAGCATATGGTGGTGCTTACGGAGAAAATCCATGCAACAGTGAACCTTGCGGCTTCTCTTCAAATGGGCTAA TTGACAGTGCGGAGTTAAGAGGAGAATCAACTTTCAGTGGCATTCCTAATGGGCAGTGGATGACCCAGTCATTTACAGACCAGATTCCTTCCTTTAATAATCACTGTGGAACACaagaacaggaagaagaaagtCATGCTTAA
- the GLT8D2 gene encoding glycosyltransferase 8 domain-containing protein 2 isoform X1, whose translation MALLRKINQVLLFLLIVTLCVILYKKVHKGTVSKNDADDESETPEELEEEIPVVICAAAGRMGATMAAINSIYSNTDANILFYVVGLRNTLTRIRKWIEHSKLREINFKIVEFNPMVLKGKIRPDSSRPELLQPLNFVRFYLPLLIHQHEKVIYLDDDVIVQGDIQELYDTTLALGHAAAFSDDCDLPSAQDINRLVGLQNTYMGYLDYRKKAIKDLGISPSTCSFNPGVIVANMTEWKHQRITKQLEKWMQKNVEENLYSSSLGGGVATSPMLIVFHGKYSTINPLWHIRHLGWNPDARYSEHFLQEAKLLHWNGRHKPWDFPSVHNDLWESWFVPDPAGIFKLNHHS comes from the exons ATGGCTCTGTTACGAAAAA TTAATCAGGTGCTGCTGTTCCTTCTGATCGTGACCCTCTGTGTGATTCTGTATAAGAAAGTTCATAAGGGGACTGTGTCCAAGAATGATGCAG ATGATGAATCCGAGACTCCTGAAGAACTGGAAGAAGAGATTCCTGTGGTGATTTGTGCTGCAGCAGGGAGGATGGGTGCCACTATGGCTGCCATTAATAGCATCTACAGCAACACTGACGCCAACATCTTGTTCTATGTAGTGGGACTCCGGAATACTCTGACTCGAATACG AAAATGGATTGAACATTCCAaactgagagaaataaactttaaaatcgTGGAATTCAACCCGATGGTCCTCAAAGGGAAGATCAGACCAGACTCATCGAGGCCTGAATTGCTCCAGCCC CTGAACTTTGTTCGATTTTATCTCCCTCTACTTATCCACCAACACGAGAAAGTCATCTATTTGGACGATGATGTAATTGTACAAG GTGATATCCAAGAACTTTATGACACCACCTTGGCCCTGGGCCATGCAGCGGCTTTTTCAGATGACTGCGATTTGCCCTCTGCTCAGGATATAAACAGACTCGTGGGACTTCAG AATACATATATGGGCTATCTGGACTACCGGAAGAAGGCCATCAAGGACCTCGGCATCAGCCCCAGCACCTGCTCTTTCAATCCTGGTGTGATTGTTGCCAACATGACAGAATGGAAGCACCAGCGCATCACCAAGCAATTGGAGAAATGGATGCAAAAGAATGTGGA ggAAAACCTCTATAGCAGCTCCCTGGGAGGAGGGGTGGCCACCTCCCCAATGCTGATTGTGTTCCATGGGAAGTACTCCACAATTAACCCCCTGTGGCACATAAGGCACCTGG GCTGGAATCCAGATGCCAGATATTCGGAGCATTTTCTGCAGGAAGCTAAATTACTCCACTGGAATGGAAGACATAAACCTTGGGACTTCCCTAGTGTTCACAACGACTTATGGGAAAGCTGGTTTGTTCCTGACCCTGCAGGGATATTTAAACTCAATCACCATAGCTGA
- the GLT8D2 gene encoding glycosyltransferase 8 domain-containing protein 2 isoform X2, with protein MGATMAAINSIYSNTDANILFYVVGLRNTLTRIRKWIEHSKLREINFKIVEFNPMVLKGKIRPDSSRPELLQPLNFVRFYLPLLIHQHEKVIYLDDDVIVQGDIQELYDTTLALGHAAAFSDDCDLPSAQDINRLVGLQNTYMGYLDYRKKAIKDLGISPSTCSFNPGVIVANMTEWKHQRITKQLEKWMQKNVEENLYSSSLGGGVATSPMLIVFHGKYSTINPLWHIRHLGWNPDARYSEHFLQEAKLLHWNGRHKPWDFPSVHNDLWESWFVPDPAGIFKLNHHS; from the exons ATGGGTGCCACTATGGCTGCCATTAATAGCATCTACAGCAACACTGACGCCAACATCTTGTTCTATGTAGTGGGACTCCGGAATACTCTGACTCGAATACG AAAATGGATTGAACATTCCAaactgagagaaataaactttaaaatcgTGGAATTCAACCCGATGGTCCTCAAAGGGAAGATCAGACCAGACTCATCGAGGCCTGAATTGCTCCAGCCC CTGAACTTTGTTCGATTTTATCTCCCTCTACTTATCCACCAACACGAGAAAGTCATCTATTTGGACGATGATGTAATTGTACAAG GTGATATCCAAGAACTTTATGACACCACCTTGGCCCTGGGCCATGCAGCGGCTTTTTCAGATGACTGCGATTTGCCCTCTGCTCAGGATATAAACAGACTCGTGGGACTTCAG AATACATATATGGGCTATCTGGACTACCGGAAGAAGGCCATCAAGGACCTCGGCATCAGCCCCAGCACCTGCTCTTTCAATCCTGGTGTGATTGTTGCCAACATGACAGAATGGAAGCACCAGCGCATCACCAAGCAATTGGAGAAATGGATGCAAAAGAATGTGGA ggAAAACCTCTATAGCAGCTCCCTGGGAGGAGGGGTGGCCACCTCCCCAATGCTGATTGTGTTCCATGGGAAGTACTCCACAATTAACCCCCTGTGGCACATAAGGCACCTGG GCTGGAATCCAGATGCCAGATATTCGGAGCATTTTCTGCAGGAAGCTAAATTACTCCACTGGAATGGAAGACATAAACCTTGGGACTTCCCTAGTGTTCACAACGACTTATGGGAAAGCTGGTTTGTTCCTGACCCTGCAGGGATATTTAAACTCAATCACCATAGCTGA